TGATGGGATTCGTCGTGCTGTCGAACGACGGAATTCGGGCGATGCTGTTCTACCTGTTTGCCTACTACGTAATGGATGCGGGCGCATTCGTGGTGGTGATGATGGTGGCAAACTCGACGGGGCGCGAGGACGTGGACGCGTACCGCGGGCTGGCCTGGCGCGGCGGAATCGTTCCGGCGCTCGCACTGACTATCTTCCTTTTCTCACTGACCGGGATCCCGCTGACGATTGGATTCATCGGGAAGTTCTACCTATTCGCCGCAGTGATACGCGGCCAATTCTATATACTGGCTATTGTTGGAATACTCAATTCAGTAGTGTCTCTGTATTACTATCTGAAGCCGGTTCAGATGATGTTCTTCGAACAGCCGCGCGGCGACGAAGGCTCGCTGCGCTTCCAGGCGTGGAATTACGGGCTGATGGGAGTGCTGGCCTGCGCGACAATCGCGTTTGGGCTGTACTGGTCGCCGATCATCTCCTTTGCGAACCGCTCGCTGAGTTTCTTCACCGGCCCCACCTGAGCAGGGGCCGGGAATTACCCGTTATTCGAAAACGATCGTGCGGTTGTGGTGGAGCAGCACCTGCTTTTTGAGGTGGGCGCGCACGGCCTTCGCCAACACCATCACTTCGAGATCCTTGCCCTTGCGCGCCAGGTCGGCGACGGTGTCGCGATGCGTCATCGGCGCGGTGGCCTGGGCGATTATCGGGCCGGCGTCGAGCTGTTCGGTCACGTAGTGCGCGGTCGCGCCGATTAGCTTGACGCCGCGGTCGTGCGCCTGCTTGTGCGGCCGCTGGCCGGCGAACGCGGGCAGGAGGCTGTGGTGGATGTTGACGATCGGCTTGTTCCAGGCGCGAAGAAATTCGTCCGACAGCACTTGCATGTAGCGCGCGAGCACGACGGTGTCCGCGCGCAGCCCGGTGAGATGATTCAAGAGCGCGGCTTCAGACTCCGATTTGCGGTCTTTCGCGACCGGAATCACCGTGAACGGCGCCTCGAACGGGCGCGCGAGCGGTTCCAGGTCGGTATGATTGCTGACCACGCCGACCACGTCGCCGTCGAGCTCGCCGAAACGATGCCGGCTCAACAGATCCATCATGCAGTGCGGCAGGCGCGAAACCATGATGACAATCCGGTCCCGCTTGGCGGCGTCGAAGAGCTGCCACTTGAGGTGCTTCCACGGCAGCAGCGACGGCATCGACGCATCGAGTTCTTTGGACAGCTCGCTGATGGGGAGCCGCAGGCTTTCGAAGTGGATGCGCCAGAAGAAGTGGCTATCCTCGTCGTCGGAGTACTGGTCGGAAGTGATAATATTGCATCCGAGAGTGAACAGGTGGCCGGCGACGCGGGCTATGATACCGGGGCGGTCGATGCATGAGATGAGGAGAGTAGCTTTGCCTTCGGCCACGCTGATTACTCCGGGGGCGAATAGTAATTTTGAATTCTAATGTCTGGGCGCGCAAATAAACAAACCGGCGCTGGCGGAATTTTGTACGTAGTCGCGACGCCGATCGGCAATCCGGGCGACATTTCCGCCCGCGCAATTCGCACCCTCGAGCAGGTCAGTCTGATCGCATGCGAGGACACGCGGCGAACCGGGCAGATGCTCGCGCGTCATCAGATTCACACGCCCACCGTCAGCCACTTCGAGCACAACGAGGAGCGGCGCGTGCCGGAGCTGATCGCGAGGCTGAAGGCGGGAGAAAAAATCGCGCTGGTTACCGACGCGGGCACGCCTGCCATTTCCGATCCGGGCTTTCGACTGGTGCGGGCGGCGTGGGAGGCAAACCTGCGCGTGATGGCGGTGCCGGGAGCGTCGGCGGCAATCGCGGCACTGTCGATTGCCGGAATCCCCACCGACAGGTTCACGTTCGAGGGATTTATCCCGCCGCGCGACGCGGCGCGGCGCAGCCGGCTGGAAGAACTCCGCCGCGAGCCGCGCACGATGGTCTTCTACGAGGCGGCGCGCCGGCTGGCCGATACGCTGGCCGAGATGGCGGCCGCATTCGGACAGTCGCGCGATGCGGCGGTGGTGAGCGAGATCACCAAGACTTACGAGGCGACGCTGCGTGGGACGCTGGCTGAGCTGGAACGCCGCTTTCGCGCGACGCCCGCGCTCGGAGAGATCACGATCATCGTCGCAGGCGCGCCGGATGCGCCGAGCATCGGCGGCGCAGACGCGGGGTTGGTCACCGTTGACGTGGGCGATGCGCTCGAAGTTCTCCGTGAGGCGGGACTTGGGCTCAAGCAGGCGAGCGCTGTGGTCGCGCGGCTGACGGGTAGAGGCCGTCGCGAAGTGTACCAGAATGCGCTCAAATCGCGCTCTGATGACGCCAGTGATGACTGACCGGTGGACAGCACCCGGCCCCCGCGCTTGCAGTCGCATCGAGGGTGCGGTTCAATGAACCGAGGAGTGGAGCGGGGATGGCGATGAGGGCTAAAGCCCGGAATATGGCTGGCCAGGCCGCATCAGGCGGCGCGAGCGGTCCAATTGCGGTGCTGGTGATCCATGGACCCAATCTCAATCTGCTCGGCGAACGCGAGCCGGAAATTTACGGCCGAACCCGCCTCGCTGATATCGACAAGGAACTCAAGCAACTGGGACGCGAACTCGAGATGAAGGTTGAGACGTTTCAGTCGAACAGCGAAGGCGCGATCGTCGATCGAATTCAGCAGGCGCGCGGCAGGTGCGACGTGCTAATCCTCAATCCCGGCGCATACACGCACACCAGCGTTGCCATTCGCGACGCGATACAGGCCGTGAGTATTCCGGTAATCGAAGTGCATCTGTCCAACGTGTATCGGCGCGAGGCGTTTCGGCATCATTCGACCATTGCGGACATCGCGCACGGTCGAATCATGGGATTTGGCGCCGAGAGCTATAGCCTGGCTCTCAGAGCCGCGCGCACGATGGCCGAGGAGTCGCGCCGACGGAGCGGATGAGCGCGATGCCGGGCAACGATCAAGCGCGCAGGCGAGTCGCCGTTGCGGGAAGACACGGAGAGCAGATGGAAGTACGCGAGCTAAAAACCCTGCTGGTCCTGATGCGGGACTACGGGCTGGTTGAACTCGAGATCGAAGACAAGAAGGGCAAGGTGCGGCTGGTCCGCGCCGGCGCGCGCGCGCCGGTGGACGCGGCCGAGGCGGGTTCGCAGCCGCATCTGGCGGTGCGCGTGGCCGCGCCGCTCAAGATGGCGATGAGGCACGTTGAGGCGACCGAAGAGGAAGGCTCGAAGGCGGCGGGCAGAATCGAGCTGGCGCCGAATCAGAAGCTGATCGAAAGCCCGATGGTGGGTACGTTTTACCGGGCCGGCTCGCCGGACGCGGCGCCGTTCGTCGAGGAAGGATCGTCGGTGCGCAAGGGCCAGCCGTTGTGCATAATCGAGGCGATGAAGATGATGAACGAGATCGAATCGCCGGCCGCAGGGCGGGTGATAAGAATCATCGCCGAGAATGGAAATCCTATCGAGTACGGTCAACCGCTGATGATCATCGAAGTGACTTGAGAAGCCGGAGCGCTCATCGATGTTCAAAAAAATGCTGATCGCAAATCGCGGGACAATCGCAATCCGGATAATCCGCGCCTGCCGCGAGCTGGGGATTTCGACGGTGGCGGTTTACTCGACCGCGGACAAGAACGCGCTGCACGTGCGGATGGCGGACGAGTCGGTATGCATCGGGCCGCCGGCGGCTGAAGACAGCTATATGAACATCCCGGCGATCCTGAGCGCGGCCACGACCTTCGGCGCCGACGCGGTGCATCCAGGCTACGGCTTTCTCTCTGAGAACGGCGACTTCGCCGAGGCATGCCAGCGCTCGGGACTCAACTTCGTGGGTCCGCGGGCGCGTCATATCAGGTTGATGGGCGACAAGCCGCGCGCGCGGCGAATCATGAAGCGCGCGGGCGTGCCTGTCCTGCCGGGCAGCGAGGGCACCGGCGTTACCGAGCTGCGCGAGGCGCAAGCGGACGCGAAGCGGCTGGGCTACCCGGTGCTGATCAAGGCGGCAGCGGGCGGCGGCGGCAAGGGGATGCGAGTCGTTCGCGACGCGGCGGAGCTGACGCGGCTGTTTCCGCAAGCGCAGGGGGAATCCGAGTTGTCGTTCAACTCGCGCAAGATGTACCTGGAGAAATACCTCAAGCACGCGCGTCACGTCGAGTTTCAGATTCTTGCCGACTTGCACCGCAACGCGATTCATCTCGGCGAGCGCGACTGCTCGATTCAGCGCCGTCATCAGAAGCTGATCGAGGAATCGCCGTGCCCGATTCTGACCGCGCGGCTGCGCGAAAAGATGGGCAAGGCGGCGGTGCGCGCGGCCGAGGTGGTCGGCTATTCGAACGTCGGCACGGTGGAATTTCTGCTGGCGGACAGCGGCGTGTTTTATTTCATCGAGATGAACACCCGGATCCAGGTCGAGCACGGCGTGACCGAGATGGTCACCGGCGTTGACCTGGTGAAGGAGAGCATCCGGATGGCGATGGGCGAGCGGCTTGGGCTCAAGCAGCGGCAGGTGAAGTTCGATGGCGCGTCGATGGAGTTTCGCATCTACGCCGAGGATCCGGAGCGTCATATCCCGTCGCCGGGCGTCGTCACTAATCACCATACGCCGGGCGGACTGGGCGTGCGCGTCGAGACCGCCCTGTACGACGGCTATCGCGTGCCGGTGCAGTACGATCCGCTGATCGCAAAGCTGATAGTGCATGCCGAGGCGCGCGCCGAAGTGATCGCGCGGGCCAAGGCGGCGCTGCGCGAGTATGTCATCGACGGCATCAAGACCAACATCCCGCTGCATCTGAAGATCCTGCACGATCCGGATTTTAATCGCGGCGAATTCTCCACCGATTTTCTAAGCCGCTACGAACCGGCCCAGCCCGAAGCTGCGCACCACGCGCCGGTAAGCAAGGCCTCTTGACCGCAACGCTCCGCGCCATGCTTGATAGAGTCCAATGCAGGGGCGCCGCGCCTCGGCCCATGAGTAAAATGACGAACTTGAAAAAAATCTTGCCCGCGTTCCTTGCACTGATAATCGCCTTGATTGCCAGCCTCCCGGCGGCCGCGCAGGAGGGCATGAATCCGATGATTCCCGGCGGCAACAGCGCGCCCCCGGGCCGCGCGCCGAAGGCGGTCGCCGCCAATCCGCTGTACGATTTCGGCACCGCGCTCGAAGGCACGATGGTCAGTCATACCTTCACCATCAAGAACATCGGCCAGGGCTATCTGGATATTCGCGGCGTGAAGACCTCATGCGGATGCACCACGGGCAATCCCTCGAAGGTGCATGTCGCGCCGGGCGACCAGAGCGAAATCGCCGTCGGGTTCGACACGCACTTTCAGAAGGGCCACCAGGTGCGCACCATCACCGCGTTCACCAACGATCCCGACAATCCGCAGGTCGCGATGACGATGCAGGGGATCGTCAAGCAGCAGGTCGAGGCGCAACCGGGTGAAATCTCATTTGGCAACGTGAAGAAGGGGACCGAAGACACCAGGGAGGTGGTGGTCAACGATCTCAATCCGGGGCGCGGGCCGTTCCAGGTCGGTCCGGTGAGCAACTCGAATTCTTCGATCAGGGTGGTGCAGCAAAAGCGTCCCGACGGCAAGCCGGGCGCGCTGCTCAAAGTCTCGCTGCTCAAGACGATGCCGGTGGGACAGTTCGACGACTCGATCAAGATCACGACCAATCGCGTGCCGTTGCAGGTTGACGTGTTCGGCACCGTGACCGGAGATTTGAATGTCGATCCCGCGCAGGTTTCGTTCGGTCTCGTTCCGCGCGGCCAGGACGTCGTGAGAATCTTCAAGCTGAGCAATCAGGGTCCCCATCCGGTAAAGGTACTCGAGGTGGCCAGCACCAGCCCTGCCGTCGCCGCAACCGCGGAGCCGGTCACGCCGGGCAAGGAATACAAGGTGACGGTTACGCTCAAGCATGGCACACCCGACGGCCAGTTGCGGGGGAATTTGACGATCAAGACCGACGACCCGGAGCAGGCGACGCTGAAGGTGCCGTTCTACGCAATCGTGGGCCAGTTCAAGACCTGATCGAGGTTCGGCGCGAGCGGGGGGAACTGAGCTGAAATGGCTCGCCGCGAGAAATCGGGGATCATCGCCTGGCTGCTGGACCGGATGAGCGACTGGGCCATCGGTCTGCTCACCAAGCCCATCAAGAGTTACGCCCTCCACATCCCCAACGACATTGCCGCGCTCAAGCGTCACATTCGCAAGGGCGACGTCATATTGGTGGAAGGCAACGAGCGAGTCAGCGAATGCATCAAGTACCTGACCCAAAGCTCGTGGTCGCACTCGGCGTTGTACGTCGGTGACGAGCCGATTCGGCGCAATCCCGAGATGAGGGCGCCGCTGGTGGCGCAATTCGGCGAGGAAGCGAACTTCCTGATGGTCGAGGCGATCGTGGAGGCGGGCGTGGTGCTTACGCCGCTGGCCAAGTATCGCGACTTCAACATCCGCGTGTGCCGGCCGTTCAACCTGTCGGCGGCGGATCTGGCCGAGGTGATGGACGAGGCGATTCGCAGCGTGGGCGATACCTACGATCTGCGCAACGTGATCGATCTGGCGCGCTACTTCCTGCCGGTGAGCCTGGTGCCGCCGCGCTTTCGCCGCCAGGCGCTGCAGTTTGGAAGCGGCGAGCCGACGCGAGTCATCTGTTCGAGCGTGATCGCGTCGTCGTTTAATCGGGTGAAGTTCCCGATCGTGCCCAACTACCAGCAGTTGCCGCCGCCGGCCGCGGCGTCGCCCAAGCGCAAGCTATGGCCGATAGGCTCGAAGACGACCGGCGCGCTGCAATACGGCACGCTCAGGATGGTCTCGCCGACGCTGATCACGCCGCGCGATTTCGATCTGTCGCCCTATTTCGAGATCATCAAATTCAATATCATCGAGAATATGCGTTTCGACTATCACAAGATTTTGTGGGCCGACGCCGCACCGCCCGCGCCGGTGAAGAAGGGCGCCTGAGACGGCGGATACTTCGGGGCCATCGCAAGCAGGAGAGGATTCATTGAACGACGAACAAGGGCACGCAGGCGGCCGGCGCGAACTGCTCGAGAAGACAATCGCGAAGATTCTGCATCGCCATTGCAATTTCGGATGGGCGAACTACTACGTCCCGAGCGAGAAGTTTCCCAGCCTCATCGAGGAGCTGGTCGAGGTGATGAGCCCGGGCGGGCAGGCCGGTCACGACGAGCTGGTGCAATTTTTTCTTGGGCTTCAACGCATGTCGTCGATTCAGGAGCGGGTGGCGAAACTCGAGCAGGGATTTTCGGTTTATAAGCGCGGCTGAGCCGCGTCCTCACAGCGATTGGTGCAGTTCGGCTTTTAGCGCCGTCAGTTCGGCGGCGCCGGCGGCGGCCGCTTCGACTGGCAGCCGCCCCGATT
The Candidatus Binatus sp. DNA segment above includes these coding regions:
- the purU gene encoding formyltetrahydrofolate deformylase, yielding MAEGKATLLISCIDRPGIIARVAGHLFTLGCNIITSDQYSDDEDSHFFWRIHFESLRLPISELSKELDASMPSLLPWKHLKWQLFDAAKRDRIVIMVSRLPHCMMDLLSRHRFGELDGDVVGVVSNHTDLEPLARPFEAPFTVIPVAKDRKSESEAALLNHLTGLRADTVVLARYMQVLSDEFLRAWNKPIVNIHHSLLPAFAGQRPHKQAHDRGVKLIGATAHYVTEQLDAGPIIAQATAPMTHRDTVADLARKGKDLEVMVLAKAVRAHLKKQVLLHHNRTIVFE
- the rsmI gene encoding 16S rRNA (cytidine(1402)-2'-O)-methyltransferase, with protein sequence MSGRANKQTGAGGILYVVATPIGNPGDISARAIRTLEQVSLIACEDTRRTGQMLARHQIHTPTVSHFEHNEERRVPELIARLKAGEKIALVTDAGTPAISDPGFRLVRAAWEANLRVMAVPGASAAIAALSIAGIPTDRFTFEGFIPPRDAARRSRLEELRREPRTMVFYEAARRLADTLAEMAAAFGQSRDAAVVSEITKTYEATLRGTLAELERRFRATPALGEITIIVAGAPDAPSIGGADAGLVTVDVGDALEVLREAGLGLKQASAVVARLTGRGRREVYQNALKSRSDDASDD
- the aroQ gene encoding type II 3-dehydroquinate dehydratase, yielding MAVLVIHGPNLNLLGEREPEIYGRTRLADIDKELKQLGRELEMKVETFQSNSEGAIVDRIQQARGRCDVLILNPGAYTHTSVAIRDAIQAVSIPVIEVHLSNVYRREAFRHHSTIADIAHGRIMGFGAESYSLALRAARTMAEESRRRSG
- the accB gene encoding acetyl-CoA carboxylase biotin carboxyl carrier protein encodes the protein MPGNDQARRRVAVAGRHGEQMEVRELKTLLVLMRDYGLVELEIEDKKGKVRLVRAGARAPVDAAEAGSQPHLAVRVAAPLKMAMRHVEATEEEGSKAAGRIELAPNQKLIESPMVGTFYRAGSPDAAPFVEEGSSVRKGQPLCIIEAMKMMNEIESPAAGRVIRIIAENGNPIEYGQPLMIIEVT
- the accC gene encoding acetyl-CoA carboxylase biotin carboxylase subunit, which codes for MFKKMLIANRGTIAIRIIRACRELGISTVAVYSTADKNALHVRMADESVCIGPPAAEDSYMNIPAILSAATTFGADAVHPGYGFLSENGDFAEACQRSGLNFVGPRARHIRLMGDKPRARRIMKRAGVPVLPGSEGTGVTELREAQADAKRLGYPVLIKAAAGGGGKGMRVVRDAAELTRLFPQAQGESELSFNSRKMYLEKYLKHARHVEFQILADLHRNAIHLGERDCSIQRRHQKLIEESPCPILTARLREKMGKAAVRAAEVVGYSNVGTVEFLLADSGVFYFIEMNTRIQVEHGVTEMVTGVDLVKESIRMAMGERLGLKQRQVKFDGASMEFRIYAEDPERHIPSPGVVTNHHTPGGLGVRVETALYDGYRVPVQYDPLIAKLIVHAEARAEVIARAKAALREYVIDGIKTNIPLHLKILHDPDFNRGEFSTDFLSRYEPAQPEAAHHAPVSKAS
- a CDS encoding DUF1573 domain-containing protein yields the protein MTNLKKILPAFLALIIALIASLPAAAQEGMNPMIPGGNSAPPGRAPKAVAANPLYDFGTALEGTMVSHTFTIKNIGQGYLDIRGVKTSCGCTTGNPSKVHVAPGDQSEIAVGFDTHFQKGHQVRTITAFTNDPDNPQVAMTMQGIVKQQVEAQPGEISFGNVKKGTEDTREVVVNDLNPGRGPFQVGPVSNSNSSIRVVQQKRPDGKPGALLKVSLLKTMPVGQFDDSIKITTNRVPLQVDVFGTVTGDLNVDPAQVSFGLVPRGQDVVRIFKLSNQGPHPVKVLEVASTSPAVAATAEPVTPGKEYKVTVTLKHGTPDGQLRGNLTIKTDDPEQATLKVPFYAIVGQFKT
- a CDS encoding YiiX/YebB-like N1pC/P60 family cysteine hydrolase; amino-acid sequence: MARREKSGIIAWLLDRMSDWAIGLLTKPIKSYALHIPNDIAALKRHIRKGDVILVEGNERVSECIKYLTQSSWSHSALYVGDEPIRRNPEMRAPLVAQFGEEANFLMVEAIVEAGVVLTPLAKYRDFNIRVCRPFNLSAADLAEVMDEAIRSVGDTYDLRNVIDLARYFLPVSLVPPRFRRQALQFGSGEPTRVICSSVIASSFNRVKFPIVPNYQQLPPPAAASPKRKLWPIGSKTTGALQYGTLRMVSPTLITPRDFDLSPYFEIIKFNIIENMRFDYHKILWADAAPPAPVKKGA